In Tissierellales bacterium, a genomic segment contains:
- a CDS encoding alpha-mannosidase: protein MKKTAHIISHTHWDREWYLPYETHHMMLIKTMDTLLDTFEKDPNFKYYHLDGQTVLLEDYLEVRPDKKELLEKVIKEGRLNIGPWYVLQDEFLTSSEANIRNLQYGHKDSKKYGVEPCKVGYFPDSFGNMGQAPQILKQAGIDAAAFGRGVKPTGFNNEVSADDKFESPYSEMYWESPDGSKVLGILFANWYCNGMEVPVDEKEAKEYWGKRIEDASKFASCNHLLFMNGCDHQPIQTDLSQAINLANNLYNDIEFVHSNFEDYIKDLKENMPKDLQIIKGELRSQQTDGWYTLVNTASARVYLKQWNNLCQTLFEKVAEPIATMASHYGYKYPHHLFEYGWKSLMKNHPHDSICGCSVDEVHREMVARFDKAKDVAKFIINESLEFIKDNINTEVFSKLGDNTYPFIIVNTSGYDRASVTEIEMDLCRKYFKEGHPTLIAKEMKKIELPKFKVVDINGNKIDADIVDMGIRFGYDLPDDKFRQPYYARYVKVELLTKNIKSFGWDTYALVEDNDSTIENKTIVVDKNILENENLRVEVKENGSVELLDKNTNKVFKDLCIYENTGDIGNEYIYMKPVGEIPITTKDIKADIKIKEDLPYKGVIEITHKLNIPKSSNKLLLEEIEEVLEFKHRKSQRVDETVELEIKTTLTLEKNDKGLKVKSSFNNVAKDNRMRMLFATDIESDVHYADSIFELAKRNNIVDEAWENPNNCQHQQAFVNIHNKDYGLTVANKGLNEYELLNDGRNTIAVTLLRCVRELGDWGVFGTPDAQCIGYHEAELKIIPHGKNIYDSVKEAHMYQIPVITKQVDIKNGEINHENGLMNFDGYGIIWSTLKMGNDFNTIFRVYNVSDKDTSLEISKCDFGKEIYISNILEEEIKSVIDGKVNLRKSEISTISIR, encoded by the coding sequence ATGAAAAAAACAGCACATATAATATCTCATACACATTGGGACAGAGAATGGTATTTACCATATGAAACACATCACATGATGTTAATAAAAACAATGGATACATTATTAGATACATTTGAGAAAGATCCTAACTTTAAATATTATCATCTAGATGGTCAAACAGTACTTCTTGAAGATTATTTAGAAGTTAGACCAGATAAAAAAGAGCTATTAGAGAAAGTTATAAAAGAAGGAAGGTTAAATATAGGACCTTGGTATGTACTTCAAGATGAGTTTTTAACAAGTAGTGAAGCTAATATTAGAAACTTACAATATGGTCATAAAGACTCTAAAAAATATGGAGTAGAGCCTTGTAAGGTAGGATATTTCCCAGATTCTTTTGGGAACATGGGGCAAGCACCTCAAATATTAAAGCAAGCAGGAATAGATGCAGCGGCGTTTGGTAGAGGGGTAAAACCAACAGGGTTTAACAATGAAGTAAGTGCTGATGATAAGTTTGAATCACCATATTCAGAAATGTATTGGGAAAGTCCAGATGGTTCGAAGGTACTAGGTATATTATTTGCAAATTGGTACTGTAATGGTATGGAAGTACCAGTAGATGAAAAAGAAGCTAAAGAATATTGGGGAAAAAGAATAGAAGATGCCTCAAAATTTGCATCTTGTAATCATTTATTATTTATGAATGGATGTGACCATCAACCAATACAAACTGATTTATCACAAGCTATAAACCTTGCAAATAATTTATACAATGATATAGAATTTGTACATTCTAATTTTGAAGATTATATAAAAGATTTAAAAGAAAATATGCCAAAAGACTTACAAATTATAAAAGGGGAATTAAGAAGCCAACAAACAGATGGATGGTATACTTTAGTAAATACTGCATCAGCTAGGGTTTACTTAAAGCAATGGAATAATTTATGCCAAACTTTATTTGAAAAAGTAGCAGAGCCAATAGCTACTATGGCTAGCCACTATGGATATAAATACCCACATCACTTATTTGAATATGGATGGAAATCATTAATGAAAAATCATCCTCACGACAGTATATGTGGATGTAGTGTAGATGAAGTTCATAGAGAAATGGTAGCTAGATTTGATAAAGCTAAGGATGTAGCAAAGTTTATAATAAATGAAAGTTTAGAATTTATAAAAGATAACATAAATACAGAAGTATTTTCTAAATTAGGAGATAACACATATCCTTTTATAATTGTAAATACAAGTGGATATGATAGAGCATCTGTAACAGAAATTGAAATGGATCTATGTAGAAAATATTTTAAAGAAGGTCATCCAACTCTTATAGCAAAAGAAATGAAAAAGATAGAACTTCCTAAATTTAAAGTAGTAGATATAAATGGAAATAAAATAGATGCTGACATAGTTGATATGGGAATAAGATTTGGGTATGACTTACCAGATGATAAGTTCAGACAGCCATATTATGCAAGATATGTTAAAGTTGAGCTTTTAACTAAGAATATAAAATCATTTGGATGGGATACATATGCATTAGTTGAAGATAATGATAGTACTATAGAAAATAAAACTATAGTAGTTGACAAAAATATATTAGAAAATGAAAATCTAAGAGTAGAGGTAAAAGAAAATGGTTCAGTAGAACTATTAGATAAAAATACTAATAAAGTATTTAAGGATTTATGTATATACGAAAATACTGGAGATATAGGTAATGAATATATATATATGAAGCCAGTAGGAGAAATACCTATAACTACTAAAGATATAAAAGCAGATATAAAAATAAAAGAAGATTTACCATATAAAGGTGTAATAGAAATAACTCATAAATTAAATATACCAAAGAGTTCAAATAAGTTATTACTAGAAGAGATAGAAGAAGTACTAGAATTTAAACATAGAAAATCTCAAAGAGTAGATGAAACTGTAGAACTAGAAATAAAAACTACTTTAACTTTAGAAAAAAATGATAAAGGATTAAAAGTAAAGTCATCATTTAATAACGTAGCTAAAGACAATAGAATGAGAATGTTATTTGCTACAGACATAGAAAGTGACGTACATTATGCAGACTCTATATTTGAATTAGCAAAAAGAAATAATATAGTTGATGAAGCTTGGGAAAATCCAAATAACTGCCAACATCAACAAGCTTTTGTAAATATTCATAATAAAGATTATGGACTTACAGTAGCTAACAAGGGATTAAATGAATATGAATTATTAAATGATGGAAGAAACACTATAGCAGTAACACTTTTAAGATGTGTTAGAGAATTAGGAGACTGGGGAGTATTTGGAACACCAGATGCACAATGTATAGGATACCATGAAGCAGAGTTAAAAATAATACCTCATGGTAAGAATATCTATGATTCTGTAAAAGAAGCTCATATGTATCAAATTCCAGTTATTACTAAACAAGTTGATATAAAAAACGGAGAAATAAACCATGAAAACGGTTTGATGAATTTCGATGGATATGGTATAATATGGTCAACACTTAAAATGGGGAATGATTTTAATACAATATTTAGAGTTTATAATGTATCAGATAAAGATACAAGTTTAGAAATAAGTAAATGTGACTTCGGTAAAGAAATATATATATCAAATATATTAGAAGAAGAAATTAAAAGTGTCATAGATGGCAAAGTTAATTTAAGAAAATCAGAAATATCAACTATATCAATAAGATAG